Proteins co-encoded in one Vibrio fortis genomic window:
- the ycfP gene encoding alpha/beta hydrolase YcfP: MIIYLHGFDSTSPGNHEKILQLQFIDDDVRFINYSTLHPKHDMQHLLKEVHKVIEQSDDPHPIICGVGLGGYWSERIGFLCGIKQVIFNPNLRPEKNMVGRIDRPEEYEDIATKCVSQYRMKNKDRCLVVLSREDEIHDNSKTAAELEDYYQIIWDEKESHKFKKISQHLQAMKAFKNA; the protein is encoded by the coding sequence ATGATTATTTACCTACATGGCTTCGACTCAACAAGCCCGGGCAACCACGAAAAAATACTGCAGTTGCAATTCATTGACGATGACGTTCGTTTCATTAACTACAGTACTCTACATCCGAAACACGATATGCAGCACTTGCTTAAAGAAGTGCACAAAGTGATTGAACAGTCTGATGATCCACACCCGATAATCTGTGGTGTTGGTTTAGGTGGTTATTGGTCTGAGCGCATCGGTTTCTTATGTGGCATCAAACAGGTGATCTTTAACCCGAACCTAAGACCAGAAAAAAACATGGTTGGTAGGATTGACCGTCCAGAAGAGTACGAAGATATTGCAACAAAGTGTGTCAGCCAATATCGAATGAAGAACAAAGATCGTTGTTTAGTTGTACTGTCTCGTGAAGATGAAATTCATGACAATAGTAAAACGGCCGCGGAGCTGGAAGACTATTATCAGATCATTTGGGATGAGAAAGAGAGCCATAAATTCAAGAAGATTTCTCAGCATTTACAAGCGATGAAAGCCTTCAAAAACGCTTAA
- a CDS encoding PrkA family serine protein kinase, with product MSIFDHYQSRYEAAKEEELTLQEFLGLCKDDKSAYANAAERLLLAIGEPEVIDTAQDPQLSRIFSNRVISRYREFEDFYGMEDAIEQIVSYLKHAAQGLEERKQILYLLGPVGGGKSSLAEKLKSLMQKVPIYVLCADGERSPVNDHPFCLFDVNEDGDVLKQEYGIEKRYLRSIMSPWAAKRLHEFGGDISRFKVVKVRPSILDQVAIAKTEPGDENNQDISSLVGKVDIRKLEHFSQDDPDAYSYSGALCKANQGLMEFVEMFKAPIKVLHPLLTATQEGNFNGTEGLSALPFDGMILAHSNESEWQTFRNNKNNEAFLDRVYIVKVPYCLRVSEEVKIYQKLLEHSELSKAPCSPSTLELLSQFSILSRLKEPENSSLFSKMRVYDGETLKDTDPKAKSYQEYRDYAGVDEGMSGLSTRFAFKILSRVFNFDQTEVAANPVHLFYVIEQQIEREQFPQETAEKYLEFLKGYLVPRYVEFIGKEIQTAYLESYSEYGQNIFDRYVTYADFWIQDQEYRDPETGQLFDRASLNGELEKIEKTAGISNPKDFRNEIVNFVLRAKANNNGKNPVWTSYEKLRTVIEKKMFSNTEELLPVISFNAKTSSEDQKKHDDFVARMMEKGYTEKQVRLLSEWYLRVRKSS from the coding sequence ATGAGTATTTTCGACCACTATCAATCACGCTATGAAGCAGCCAAGGAAGAAGAGCTGACTCTGCAAGAGTTCCTTGGGTTGTGTAAAGACGATAAGAGTGCTTATGCCAACGCTGCTGAGCGCCTACTGCTTGCGATCGGTGAGCCTGAAGTCATCGATACCGCACAAGACCCTCAGCTCAGCCGAATTTTCTCGAACCGTGTGATCTCTCGTTACCGAGAATTTGAAGACTTCTATGGCATGGAAGACGCGATCGAACAGATTGTTTCTTATCTAAAACATGCAGCTCAAGGTTTAGAAGAACGTAAACAGATTCTCTACCTCCTTGGCCCTGTGGGTGGCGGTAAATCATCTCTGGCAGAGAAACTAAAATCACTCATGCAAAAGGTGCCTATTTACGTACTTTGCGCTGACGGCGAGCGAAGCCCTGTAAATGACCATCCATTCTGCTTATTCGATGTTAATGAAGACGGAGACGTTTTAAAGCAAGAATACGGCATTGAGAAGCGCTACCTACGCTCGATTATGTCTCCTTGGGCAGCCAAGCGCCTGCATGAATTTGGCGGTGACATTTCGCGCTTTAAAGTCGTAAAAGTACGCCCATCAATTCTTGATCAAGTCGCGATTGCGAAAACCGAACCGGGTGATGAAAATAACCAAGACATCTCATCTTTGGTGGGTAAAGTTGATATCCGTAAGCTAGAGCACTTCTCACAAGACGACCCAGATGCATACAGCTACTCGGGCGCATTGTGTAAAGCAAACCAAGGTCTTATGGAGTTTGTAGAGATGTTTAAAGCACCTATCAAAGTGCTCCATCCTCTACTAACCGCAACGCAAGAAGGTAACTTTAATGGTACTGAAGGCCTTTCAGCGCTGCCATTCGACGGTATGATTCTCGCGCACTCAAATGAATCTGAGTGGCAGACATTCCGCAACAACAAAAACAATGAAGCTTTCCTAGACCGTGTATACATAGTGAAAGTCCCATACTGTCTACGCGTTTCTGAAGAGGTGAAAATCTACCAGAAATTGCTTGAGCACAGTGAGCTGTCCAAAGCACCATGTTCACCGAGCACACTTGAGCTACTGTCTCAGTTCAGTATCTTGTCTCGCCTGAAAGAACCTGAAAACTCATCGCTGTTTTCGAAAATGCGCGTGTACGATGGTGAAACCCTGAAAGATACCGATCCAAAAGCGAAGAGCTACCAAGAGTATCGTGACTACGCCGGTGTTGATGAAGGTATGTCCGGTCTATCGACTCGTTTCGCCTTTAAGATTCTTTCGAGAGTGTTTAACTTTGACCAGACCGAAGTCGCGGCAAACCCGGTACATCTGTTCTACGTTATTGAGCAGCAGATTGAGCGTGAGCAATTCCCTCAAGAGACCGCCGAGAAGTACCTAGAGTTCTTGAAAGGATACCTAGTGCCACGCTACGTAGAGTTCATCGGTAAAGAAATTCAAACCGCATACCTAGAGTCTTACTCTGAGTACGGTCAGAATATCTTCGACCGCTATGTCACCTACGCTGACTTCTGGATTCAAGACCAAGAGTACCGTGATCCTGAGACCGGTCAGCTATTCGACCGCGCTTCACTCAACGGTGAACTTGAAAAAATCGAGAAAACAGCGGGTATCAGTAACCCTAAAGACTTCCGTAATGAAATCGTAAACTTCGTACTTCGTGCGAAAGCGAACAACAATGGTAAAAACCCAGTTTGGACCAGTTACGAGAAGCTACGCACTGTGATTGAGAAGAAAATGTTCTCGAACACCGAAGAGTTACTCCCTGTTATCTCATTCAACGCGAAAACATCTTCTGAAGACCAGAAGAAGCACGATGACTTCGTCGCTCGTATGATGGAAAAAGGCTACACCGAGAAACAAGTAAGACTGCTCTCTGAATGGTACCTAAGAGTTCGTAAGTCCTCATAA
- a CDS encoding SpoVR family protein has translation MTTESKVAEKDSPANNNKGKRLPDGPDWTFNLLEQYHVEIKRVAEYYRLDTYPNQIEVITSEQMMDAYSSIGMPINYNHWSFGKKFIQTEQNYKHGQMGLAYEIVINSNPCIAYLMEENTVTMQALVMAHACYGHNSFFKGNYLFQTWTDASSIIDYLLFAKKYIADCEEKYGVSEVEQLLDSCHALMNYGVDRYKRPEKISIAEETARQQEREAYLQSQVNELWRTVPKNRDKEEEQKVRFPSEPQENILYFIEKNAPLLEPWQRECVRIVRKISQYFYPQKQTQVMNEGWATFWHYTILNHLYDEGLVSDKFILEFLHSHTSVVAQPPYNSPYFSGINPYALGFAMFQDIRRICENPTDEDKEWFPELAGSDWLEAVHFAMHNFKDESFISQYLSPKIIRDFKLFSILDDDRKSVIEVSAIHDEMGYRMIREKLAAQYNLSNLEPNIQVFNVDVRGDRSMTLQYVPHDRIPLDKGYDEVMKHLYRLWGFDVVLEELKDTGHREILATCPKRNDYGSKI, from the coding sequence ATGACAACAGAATCCAAAGTTGCAGAGAAAGATAGCCCTGCGAATAACAACAAGGGCAAGAGGCTACCAGACGGCCCTGATTGGACGTTTAATCTCTTAGAACAATACCACGTCGAGATCAAACGTGTTGCGGAGTACTACCGACTCGACACCTACCCTAATCAGATTGAGGTTATTACCTCTGAGCAGATGATGGATGCCTACTCCAGTATTGGTATGCCGATTAATTACAACCACTGGTCGTTTGGTAAAAAGTTCATCCAAACAGAGCAAAACTATAAGCACGGCCAGATGGGGCTTGCTTACGAAATCGTGATTAACTCTAATCCATGTATCGCCTACCTGATGGAAGAGAATACGGTGACCATGCAGGCGCTCGTGATGGCGCACGCTTGTTACGGCCACAACTCTTTCTTTAAAGGTAACTACCTTTTCCAAACATGGACGGATGCTAGCTCCATCATCGACTATCTTCTGTTCGCGAAAAAGTACATCGCAGATTGTGAAGAAAAGTACGGCGTCTCAGAGGTTGAGCAGCTACTCGACTCATGTCACGCGTTAATGAACTACGGTGTAGACCGCTACAAACGCCCTGAAAAGATCTCCATCGCAGAAGAAACAGCACGTCAACAAGAGCGAGAGGCGTACCTACAGTCTCAAGTTAATGAACTGTGGCGCACCGTACCGAAGAATCGAGATAAAGAGGAAGAACAGAAGGTTCGCTTCCCAAGTGAACCCCAGGAAAACATCCTCTACTTCATTGAAAAAAATGCCCCACTGCTAGAACCATGGCAACGTGAGTGTGTTCGTATCGTGCGCAAAATCAGCCAATATTTCTACCCACAAAAACAGACTCAAGTGATGAACGAAGGCTGGGCAACCTTCTGGCACTATACGATTTTGAACCACCTCTACGATGAAGGTCTAGTTAGCGACAAGTTCATCTTAGAGTTTCTCCACAGTCATACCAGTGTTGTGGCACAACCGCCATACAACAGCCCTTACTTCAGCGGAATTAACCCTTACGCACTTGGCTTTGCGATGTTTCAAGATATCCGCCGAATCTGTGAAAACCCAACAGATGAAGATAAGGAGTGGTTCCCTGAGTTAGCTGGTAGCGATTGGCTTGAGGCGGTGCACTTTGCCATGCACAACTTCAAAGATGAGAGCTTTATCAGTCAATATCTATCACCCAAAATCATCCGTGACTTTAAGTTATTTTCTATACTCGACGATGACCGCAAGAGCGTGATTGAAGTGAGTGCGATTCATGATGAAATGGGCTATCGAATGATCCGTGAAAAGCTCGCCGCACAATACAACTTGAGTAACCTAGAGCCAAACATTCAAGTCTTTAACGTAGATGTGCGAGGCGACCGTTCAATGACTCTACAATACGTGCCTCACGACCGCATTCCCCTAGATAAAGGCTATGACGAGGTAATGAAGCATCTTTATCGCTTGTGGGGCTTTGACGTGGTCTTAGAAGAGCTGAAAGACACGGGACATAGGGAGATTCTAGCAACGTGCCCAAAGCGTAATGATTACGGCTCGAAGATCTAA
- a CDS encoding YfbU family protein, whose translation MEMTNAQRLILSNQYYLMSQMDPENSAKYQRLQTIVERGYELQMRELNKEFGCLTEAECREIIDIMEMYHAMQESNKMLAEDERKDVDQRRLQFLGFDIASEAQIVHYVRFLVDSEGLYPQFDKADHHFNSQMPMLDKYRRMLTTWRNCPRQYHLCATELSQIFNA comes from the coding sequence ATGGAAATGACCAATGCTCAGCGTCTAATTCTATCAAATCAATACTACTTAATGTCTCAAATGGATCCTGAGAACTCTGCTAAATACCAACGCTTACAAACGATTGTAGAACGTGGTTACGAGCTACAAATGCGTGAACTGAACAAAGAGTTTGGTTGCCTAACCGAAGCAGAGTGTCGTGAAATCATCGACATCATGGAGATGTATCACGCGATGCAAGAATCGAACAAGATGCTTGCGGAAGATGAGCGTAAAGACGTAGATCAGCGTCGCCTACAGTTCCTAGGTTTTGATATCGCATCAGAAGCACAAATCGTCCATTACGTGCGCTTCTTGGTTGATTCTGAAGGTCTTTACCCTCAATTCGACAAAGCCGATCACCACTTCAATAGCCAGATGCCGATGCTTGATAAGTACCGTCGCATGTTGACGACATGGCGCAACTGCCCTCGTCAGTACCACCTTTGTGCGACAGAGCTATCTCAGATCTTTAACGCATAA
- a CDS encoding YeaH/YhbH family protein codes for MAQFIDRRLNGKNKSAVNRQRFIRRHKEQIKESVADAVNRRSITNTETGEDVSIPHKDIKEPSFHQGQGGVRERVHPGNDQFITGDKIERPKGGGQGSGSGQGEASPDGEGQDEFIFQISKDEYLDILFEDLELPNLEKNQINKITEWKTHRSGYQTAGIPSNIAVVRSLQQSLARRTAMTAGKRRELNSLMEQLDKVQMTEPAQPFEETRLKEEIAELRKKIESVPFIDTFDLRYKNYEKRPIPSSQAVMFCLMDVSGSMDQATKDIAKRFYVLLYLFLNRTYENVDVVFIRHHTQAKEVDEHEFFYSQETGGTIVSSALKLMDEIVVERYPANEWNIYAAQASDGDNWADDSPRCKELLVKKLLPTCQYYSYIEITRRSHQTLWHEYEKLEATFDNFAMKNIKTVEDIFPVFRELFQKETA; via the coding sequence ATGGCACAATTTATTGATCGGAGGCTCAACGGTAAGAACAAGAGCGCAGTAAACAGGCAGCGCTTTATTCGACGCCACAAAGAGCAAATCAAAGAGTCGGTAGCAGATGCTGTTAACCGTCGCTCAATCACCAATACAGAGACGGGTGAAGATGTCTCTATTCCGCATAAAGACATCAAAGAGCCAAGCTTCCATCAGGGGCAAGGGGGCGTAAGAGAGCGCGTCCATCCAGGTAACGACCAATTCATCACTGGCGATAAAATCGAACGTCCAAAAGGTGGTGGACAAGGTAGTGGCTCTGGACAAGGTGAAGCGAGTCCGGATGGCGAAGGACAAGATGAATTTATCTTTCAAATATCCAAAGACGAGTACCTTGATATTCTGTTCGAAGATCTTGAGCTGCCTAACTTAGAAAAGAATCAGATAAACAAAATCACCGAGTGGAAAACACACCGCTCTGGTTATCAAACTGCAGGTATTCCATCAAATATTGCGGTAGTTCGTTCACTGCAACAATCGCTCGCTCGAAGAACCGCGATGACTGCAGGTAAGCGCCGCGAACTAAACTCATTGATGGAACAGTTAGACAAAGTACAAATGACAGAACCTGCTCAACCTTTCGAAGAGACGCGATTAAAAGAAGAGATCGCTGAACTGAGGAAGAAAATTGAGAGTGTGCCTTTCATTGATACGTTCGACCTGCGCTACAAAAACTATGAGAAGCGCCCTATTCCATCCAGCCAAGCGGTAATGTTCTGTCTGATGGATGTTTCTGGCTCGATGGATCAAGCAACCAAAGACATAGCGAAACGCTTTTATGTATTACTGTACCTGTTCTTGAACCGAACCTATGAGAACGTAGACGTCGTATTTATTCGCCACCATACACAGGCAAAAGAAGTCGATGAACACGAGTTTTTCTATTCTCAAGAGACTGGTGGCACGATTGTATCCAGCGCACTTAAGCTGATGGATGAGATTGTCGTAGAGCGCTACCCAGCCAATGAGTGGAACATATACGCAGCACAAGCGTCCGATGGTGACAACTGGGCAGACGATTCACCACGCTGTAAAGAACTACTGGTCAAAAAACTACTGCCTACGTGCCAATACTATTCTTATATCGAGATTACTCGTCGCTCACATCAAACGTTATGGCATGAGTATGAAAAGCTAGAAGCGACCTTCGATAATTTCGCCATGAAAAACATAAAAACGGTGGAAGATATCTTCCCAGTATTCAGAGAACTGTTCCAGAAAGAGACAGCGTAA
- a CDS encoding phosphotransferase has translation MAIFSWDEAKKLDVSLGSLDDYFDVSPVKAQTLTGGLTNRCWKIEASDGQAFVWRPITSITEAFCISRHEEYQVLSAIEQLQIAPQPITINKQGLLVEWVEGDTIHDNLSLQQLMRTLVSVHLVNTSRLPLHPFCFTARVDHYWLRLDKEHRSEEFETIYQQWRSAPSLPPMENTLCHFDLGGYNLVRQDSEIKIIDWEYAALADPRLDLTLTISVANESVEEAVKQYCQFRGIHDTQAWIDGVKAWLPRSKMMAMLWYLLAHQLWGDEQYLHEARALSCTFCS, from the coding sequence ATGGCGATTTTTAGCTGGGATGAAGCCAAAAAGTTAGATGTGAGTTTAGGCTCACTTGATGACTATTTCGATGTATCTCCTGTCAAAGCACAAACGCTAACTGGTGGCCTGACTAACCGTTGTTGGAAGATTGAAGCATCCGATGGGCAAGCTTTTGTTTGGCGACCGATCACATCAATCACAGAAGCATTCTGTATCTCTCGACATGAAGAGTATCAAGTGCTTTCAGCAATAGAACAACTGCAGATTGCACCTCAGCCAATTACCATCAACAAGCAAGGTTTGCTGGTCGAGTGGGTTGAAGGCGACACCATTCACGATAACCTTTCACTTCAGCAGTTAATGCGAACGTTAGTGTCTGTACATTTAGTGAACACTTCACGATTGCCTTTGCATCCTTTTTGCTTTACCGCTCGCGTTGACCACTATTGGCTGAGGCTTGATAAAGAACATAGAAGTGAAGAGTTTGAAACGATTTACCAACAGTGGCGCTCCGCACCTAGCCTCCCTCCAATGGAAAACACACTCTGTCATTTTGACCTTGGTGGTTACAACCTCGTACGTCAGGATAGTGAGATAAAGATTATTGATTGGGAGTATGCTGCACTGGCGGATCCTCGACTTGATTTAACGCTGACTATTTCAGTCGCCAATGAGTCAGTAGAAGAGGCCGTCAAACAATACTGTCAATTTAGAGGCATTCACGACACACAAGCATGGATAGATGGTGTCAAAGCTTGGCTACCACGCAGTAAAATGATGGCGATGCTTTGGTATTTGCTAGCCCACCAGTTGTGGGGGGATGAACAATACCTGCATGAAGCGCGAGCACTCAGTTGCACTTTCTGTAGCTAG
- a CDS encoding YciK family oxidoreductase gives MDYPISTDALKDKVILVTGAGAGIGRQAALSFAQHGATVILLGRNVKNLEFIYDEIEKAGYPQPAIIPLDLKGATKQNYIDMAETIESQFGRLDGLLHNAGVLGTLSPFDQIEEDTFDDVMQINVKAEFLMTQALLPILKKAEAGRIVFTSSTVGHSGRAFWGSYAISKFATEGMMQILADEVEGTALRVNAINPGATQTRMRAKAYPGEDANKLKTPLDIMPLYLHLMNPSVTDVHGQCIDAQPKR, from the coding sequence GTGGATTACCCAATCTCTACAGATGCCCTCAAAGATAAAGTAATTTTGGTTACAGGCGCTGGAGCCGGTATTGGCCGCCAAGCTGCACTAAGTTTTGCTCAACACGGTGCGACTGTAATTTTGCTCGGCCGTAACGTGAAAAACCTTGAGTTTATTTACGACGAAATCGAAAAGGCAGGTTACCCACAACCTGCAATCATCCCGCTGGACCTTAAGGGTGCCACAAAACAGAACTACATCGACATGGCCGAGACTATCGAGTCTCAGTTCGGTCGTTTAGATGGTCTACTACACAACGCAGGTGTACTTGGTACACTGAGCCCATTCGACCAAATCGAAGAAGACACGTTTGATGATGTTATGCAGATTAACGTGAAGGCTGAGTTCCTAATGACTCAAGCTCTGCTGCCTATACTCAAGAAAGCGGAAGCGGGTCGTATTGTTTTCACCTCTTCAACGGTTGGCCACTCTGGCCGCGCGTTCTGGGGCTCTTACGCCATCTCAAAATTCGCGACTGAAGGCATGATGCAGATCTTAGCGGATGAAGTTGAAGGCACAGCACTGCGTGTAAACGCGATTAACCCTGGTGCGACTCAAACACGTATGCGTGCTAAAGCGTACCCAGGTGAAGATGCGAACAAGCTTAAAACACCATTGGACATTATGCCTCTGTACCTGCACTTGATGAATCCAAGTGTGACAGACGTACATGGCCAGTGCATTGATGCGCAACCTAAGCGATAA
- a CDS encoding NAD(P)/FAD-dependent oxidoreductase: MTKIIVVGGGAGGLELATKLGRTLGRKKRATITLVDRKASHLWKPLLHEVATGSLDEGVDALSYRAHAKNHYFDFQMGSLNDIDRERKVIALSELRDESGELLMPSRELEYDILVMAIGSTSNDFNTPGVRDNCIFLDSPEQAHRFRTEMNNEFLKLHAKNGQGTVDIAIVGAGATGVELSAELHNAVKELRTYGFGDLDSSKLNVNLVEAGERILPALPPRISSAAHSELTKLGVNVRTTTMVTQADADGLTTKDGEKIPAQIMVWAAGIKAPDFIKDIGGLETNRINQLVVKDTLQATRDDDIFVIGDLAQCTQADGSFVPPRAQAAHQMASCAFSNIIAKLNGRDLKAYIYKDKGSLVSLSRFSTVGSLMGNLTKGSMMVEGRIARVVYISLYRMHQMALHGVIKTSLMMLVGRINRVLRPNLKLH; encoded by the coding sequence GTGACAAAAATTATCGTAGTAGGCGGTGGTGCTGGTGGTTTAGAACTAGCAACCAAGCTAGGGCGCACCCTAGGACGCAAGAAACGCGCAACGATTACATTGGTTGACCGCAAAGCGAGTCACCTTTGGAAACCGTTACTGCATGAGGTAGCAACAGGCTCTTTAGATGAAGGTGTCGACGCATTAAGCTACCGTGCACATGCAAAGAATCACTACTTTGATTTCCAAATGGGTAGCCTTAACGATATCGATCGTGAGCGTAAGGTTATCGCCCTAAGCGAACTTCGTGATGAAAGTGGCGAGCTACTGATGCCAAGCCGTGAGCTGGAATATGACATTCTAGTTATGGCAATCGGTTCAACGTCGAATGATTTCAATACTCCTGGTGTTCGCGATAACTGTATCTTCCTAGATAGCCCTGAGCAGGCGCACCGTTTCCGTACCGAGATGAACAATGAGTTCTTGAAGCTGCATGCTAAGAACGGTCAGGGTACGGTAGACATCGCGATTGTTGGCGCAGGTGCAACGGGTGTAGAGCTTTCTGCTGAACTGCATAACGCGGTAAAAGAGCTACGTACCTACGGTTTTGGCGACCTAGATTCAAGCAAGCTTAACGTGAACCTAGTTGAAGCGGGTGAGCGTATTCTTCCTGCGCTACCTCCACGTATTTCAAGTGCAGCGCATTCAGAGTTAACTAAACTTGGCGTGAATGTTCGTACTACGACTATGGTGACTCAAGCTGACGCTGATGGTCTTACGACTAAAGATGGCGAGAAGATCCCAGCTCAGATCATGGTTTGGGCAGCGGGCATCAAGGCACCTGACTTCATTAAAGATATTGGCGGTCTTGAGACAAACCGTATCAACCAGTTGGTGGTAAAAGATACGCTGCAGGCAACGCGTGATGACGATATTTTCGTTATTGGTGACTTAGCACAATGCACACAAGCGGACGGTTCTTTTGTGCCACCGCGAGCACAAGCGGCACACCAAATGGCAAGCTGCGCATTCAGCAACATCATTGCAAAACTAAATGGTCGTGATCTGAAGGCTTACATCTACAAAGATAAAGGCTCTCTGGTTTCTCTTAGCCGCTTCTCGACAGTAGGTAGCTTAATGGGCAACCTGACTAAAGGTTCAATGATGGTTGAAGGTCGTATCGCTCGAGTAGTTTATATCTCGCTTTATCGTATGCACCAAATGGCGCTACATGGCGTGATTAAGACATCACTGATGATGTTGGTAGGCCGTATTAACCGCGTACTGCGTCCAAACCTGAAGCTGCACTAA
- a CDS encoding MipA/OmpV family protein, with the protein MVSTTLLVTSGVQAKISQWSLGVAASYSPAVYKDTPSNRAVIPMVGYEGEHFFMRGFSAGYRLFPVGSPQNIVFRAVYDPRTLKPSDSDNVDIQKLDEREASVLGGVSYQVITLVGMFEATAGSDIGFKHNGLYGEVAWRLPIRRKGWGITPSIGYAYNSERLNNHLYGVSADEAARTSLDEFDADWDGQYFIGFGGYMHITPNIRVTGGVRYTNLEGDIEKSPIIESGVNTTANVGIAYVF; encoded by the coding sequence GTGGTAAGTACCACTTTATTGGTGACTTCTGGGGTTCAAGCTAAGATATCGCAATGGTCTTTAGGTGTTGCTGCTTCTTACTCTCCAGCAGTGTATAAAGACACGCCGTCGAATCGCGCCGTTATTCCGATGGTGGGTTACGAAGGTGAACACTTTTTTATGCGTGGCTTTAGCGCTGGTTACCGTTTGTTTCCTGTCGGAAGCCCACAGAACATTGTATTTAGAGCTGTGTATGACCCAAGAACTTTAAAACCAAGTGATTCAGATAATGTTGATATTCAAAAGCTTGATGAGCGTGAAGCGTCTGTATTAGGTGGCGTGAGCTATCAAGTGATCACGTTAGTTGGTATGTTTGAAGCGACAGCCGGTTCAGACATAGGTTTTAAACACAATGGCCTTTATGGTGAAGTTGCTTGGCGCTTGCCTATACGTCGCAAAGGGTGGGGGATCACGCCTTCAATCGGTTACGCGTATAATAGTGAACGTTTGAATAACCATCTTTATGGTGTGAGTGCGGACGAGGCAGCAAGAACGAGTTTGGATGAATTTGATGCTGACTGGGATGGACAGTACTTTATTGGCTTCGGTGGTTACATGCACATTACGCCAAACATTCGCGTAACTGGCGGTGTACGTTATACCAACTTAGAAGGTGATATTGAGAAGAGCCCAATTATTGAGAGTGGCGTGAATACCACCGCGAATGTCGGTATTGCTTACGTCTTCTAG
- the sohB gene encoding protease SohB: MTLEFLLDYGLFLAKIATVVIAIIAILVIAKSVGGKSSAIKGELEITNLSDHHKQTIEQLEHHLHDDAFIKARDKAEKKAEKEKTKSRGKEVKKAAKEGELDSKREPHLFVLEFNGSIDAKEVASLREEVTAVLAVAREGDEVLLKLESGGGMVHGYGLASSQLDRIKAAGLPLTISVDKVAASGGYMMACIADKIVSAPFAIVGSIGVIAQLPNFNKLLKKYDIEFEQLTAGEYKRTLTMFGENNDKAREKFKQELEETHGLFKDFIRDHRPELDLEKVATGEHWFGTQAHALGLVDEIRTSDDIVVDACKEKTVLAIHYVQKKKLSDKLAGVAGKSADNILLKLIERGQKPIV; encoded by the coding sequence ATGACATTGGAATTTTTGTTGGACTACGGCTTGTTTTTAGCCAAGATTGCGACTGTTGTAATCGCCATTATTGCAATTTTAGTGATTGCGAAATCGGTGGGTGGCAAATCAAGCGCGATAAAAGGTGAGCTGGAAATCACTAACCTATCTGATCACCACAAGCAGACGATAGAGCAGCTAGAGCATCACTTACATGATGATGCGTTCATCAAGGCTCGTGATAAAGCTGAAAAGAAAGCGGAAAAAGAGAAAACCAAGTCACGCGGCAAAGAAGTTAAGAAAGCGGCGAAAGAGGGGGAGCTAGACAGCAAGCGTGAACCGCACCTATTTGTTTTAGAATTCAATGGCAGTATCGATGCTAAGGAAGTCGCTTCTCTTCGTGAAGAGGTAACAGCGGTACTCGCTGTGGCTCGTGAGGGCGATGAAGTATTGCTTAAGCTTGAGTCTGGTGGCGGCATGGTTCATGGCTATGGTCTAGCGTCTTCTCAACTTGATCGCATTAAAGCAGCGGGTCTTCCTTTGACTATCTCTGTTGATAAAGTTGCTGCAAGTGGCGGTTACATGATGGCGTGCATTGCCGATAAGATTGTTTCAGCGCCTTTCGCGATTGTGGGTTCTATCGGTGTTATTGCTCAGCTACCTAACTTTAATAAGCTACTGAAAAAGTACGATATTGAATTTGAACAGCTAACGGCAGGCGAATACAAGCGCACACTGACGATGTTTGGTGAGAACAACGATAAAGCGCGTGAGAAGTTTAAGCAGGAGCTTGAAGAGACTCATGGCTTATTTAAAGACTTTATTCGTGACCACCGCCCTGAGTTAGATTTAGAAAAAGTGGCGACAGGTGAGCACTGGTTTGGTACTCAAGCTCATGCTCTGGGTTTGGTCGATGAGATCCGTACTTCTGACGACATCGTTGTTGATGCGTGTAAAGAGAAGACAGTTCTCGCTATCCATTACGTTCAAAAGAAGAAGCTTTCAGACAAGCTTGCTGGCGTAGCGGGTAAGTCGGCAGATAACATTTTGCTTAAGCTGATTGAGCGTGGTCAAAAGCCAATCGTATAA